The following proteins come from a genomic window of Candidatus Thiodiazotropha sp. CDECU1:
- a CDS encoding PIN domain-containing protein, translating into MEVNYVLIDFENVQPKNLEILSRHPFKILVFVGANQTKVSFDLASAMQTLGSDAKYIKIAGNGPNALDFHIAFYIGELASKDQSAHFNIISKDKGFDPLVAHLKTRGFKVQRSSDLAEIPILRVSGDTSTDEKISTIVTNLISRGQARPRKVKTLQNTINTLFTKKLDNEEMQKVVSTLSQQKYIQINDGNVSYNLKKTH; encoded by the coding sequence ATGGAAGTAAATTACGTACTTATAGATTTTGAAAATGTGCAACCTAAGAATTTAGAGATTCTTTCAAGGCACCCATTTAAAATCTTGGTTTTCGTAGGAGCAAATCAAACTAAGGTATCCTTTGACCTAGCTTCTGCGATGCAAACACTGGGAAGTGACGCGAAATACATAAAAATAGCTGGAAATGGACCAAATGCATTAGATTTTCATATTGCATTTTACATAGGCGAATTAGCGTCAAAAGATCAAAGTGCTCACTTCAATATTATTTCAAAAGATAAAGGTTTTGATCCTTTAGTGGCACATTTAAAAACGAGGGGTTTCAAAGTGCAGAGGTCTAGTGATCTTGCGGAGATCCCCATTCTAAGGGTGTCTGGCGACACAAGCACTGATGAGAAAATTTCTACCATAGTTACAAATTTAATTAGCAGAGGCCAGGCAAGGCCAAGAAAAGTCAAAACTTTACAAAACACTATTAATACTCTATTTACAAAGAAACTTGATAACGAAGAAATGCAGAAGGTTGTAAGCACACTGAGTCAGCAGAAATATATTCAAATAAATGATGGCAATGTTTCATACAATCTTAAAAAAACACACTAA
- a CDS encoding DUF6624 domain-containing protein yields MNQQLKNELQLMQQEDQRALQELIDSGELGTTEYHPRMKAVHEKKNTRIKEIISHYGWPGFSLVGKEGSKAAWLVVQHAVLDTDFMGKCLPLLQDAINQGEAEGWCLAYLQDRMLTMSGKPQIYGTQHDIDENGIAHPLPIEEPEKVETIRKKVGLEPLSDATRRIQERHNLTVANRRENNG; encoded by the coding sequence TTGAACCAGCAATTAAAAAATGAATTGCAGTTGATGCAACAGGAAGATCAACGAGCTTTGCAGGAATTAATCGATAGCGGGGAGTTGGGTACCACTGAATACCACCCTAGAATGAAAGCAGTACATGAAAAGAAAAACACACGCATCAAAGAAATTATCAGCCACTATGGTTGGCCGGGTTTTAGTTTAGTCGGCAAAGAAGGATCAAAGGCTGCCTGGTTAGTAGTTCAGCATGCGGTTTTGGATACAGATTTCATGGGCAAATGCTTACCCCTATTACAAGATGCAATAAATCAGGGTGAGGCAGAAGGGTGGTGCCTGGCATACCTTCAAGACAGGATGCTTACAATGTCCGGTAAGCCTCAAATATATGGCACTCAGCATGATATTGACGAAAATGGAATTGCCCATCCATTGCCAATTGAAGAGCCTGAAAAAGTTGAAACGATACGCAAGAAAGTAGGGCTTGAGCCACTTTCTGATGCTACGAGACGAATTCAAGAAAGGCACAATTTAACGGTGGCCAATCGTCGTGAAAATAATGGCTAA
- a CDS encoding VOC family protein, with amino-acid sequence MKPRISMITLGVRDLGAAIEFYEKGLSFPRMESPPEVAFFTLNGTWLGLYGREALAEDATVSSEGTGFAGFTLAHNVDSEKEVDEVVAQAVSAGATLVKKPQKVFWGGYSGYFKDLDGHLWEVAHNPLFWVGPEDENS; translated from the coding sequence ATGAAGCCAAGAATTAGCATGATCACACTCGGTGTACGCGATCTGGGGGCAGCAATTGAATTCTACGAAAAAGGATTAAGTTTCCCGCGAATGGAATCGCCGCCCGAAGTGGCGTTTTTCACTCTCAATGGCACATGGCTTGGTCTCTACGGGCGTGAAGCATTGGCGGAAGATGCAACGGTTTCTTCAGAAGGCACAGGGTTCGCAGGCTTCACGCTGGCCCACAATGTCGATTCTGAAAAAGAAGTTGATGAGGTGGTTGCTCAGGCGGTATCGGCAGGCGCAACCTTGGTCAAGAAGCCCCAGAAGGTGTTCTGGGGAGGCTACAGCGGCTACTTCAAGGATCTCGATGGCCATCTTTGGGAGGTGGCCCACAATCCGTTGTTCTGGGTAGGCCCTGAAGATGAAAATTCATAA
- a CDS encoding cytochrome-c peroxidase, giving the protein MRLGLLATSIVTFAGIMVTLPSMAAFDSVEALGQALFFDKSLSKNRTQACATCHSPESGFADGRDNGVGGAVSLGDDGKSLGDRNAPTAAYAAFSPGFQLNEEGKYVGGQFHDGREMDLAGQAGGPPTNPIEMGMPGKAAVVERLMENSAYTTAFEQFYGKHIFNDAERAYAAMAESIAAFEKTGLFAPFDSKYDRYLRGEYELTLQEDLGMTLFFSQQFSNCNLCHQLKQLPGSEGETFSNYEYHNIGVPVNRVVRKLNGVAEDHIDHGLLDNPQVDDPNQDGKFKVPTLRNVAVTGPYMHNGVFQDLRTVVVFYNKYNSRSTKRQINPESGKQWGAPEVNENISLQELETGPALDDKRIDALVAFMKILTDKRYEHLLE; this is encoded by the coding sequence GTGCGATTAGGGTTACTGGCAACATCAATAGTTACATTCGCGGGCATCATGGTGACCCTGCCATCGATGGCCGCATTCGATAGTGTTGAGGCCTTGGGTCAGGCGCTCTTTTTCGACAAGAGCCTGTCCAAAAACCGCACCCAGGCCTGCGCCACCTGCCACTCGCCGGAGAGCGGATTTGCCGATGGTCGCGACAATGGTGTGGGGGGCGCGGTATCCCTGGGTGACGATGGCAAATCCTTGGGCGATCGGAATGCGCCCACTGCTGCCTATGCCGCTTTCAGCCCAGGCTTTCAGTTGAATGAAGAGGGTAAGTATGTGGGCGGTCAGTTTCATGACGGACGTGAGATGGACCTGGCAGGGCAGGCGGGTGGACCACCCACCAATCCCATCGAGATGGGCATGCCCGGCAAGGCCGCCGTAGTGGAACGACTGATGGAGAACAGCGCCTACACCACTGCCTTTGAGCAGTTTTACGGCAAGCATATCTTCAATGACGCTGAGCGGGCCTATGCCGCCATGGCGGAGAGTATTGCCGCGTTTGAGAAGACCGGGCTGTTTGCCCCCTTCGACTCAAAATATGACCGTTATCTGCGTGGCGAGTACGAACTCACCCTCCAGGAGGACCTGGGGATGACCCTGTTTTTCTCCCAGCAGTTCAGTAACTGCAATCTCTGCCATCAGCTCAAACAGTTACCCGGCAGCGAAGGCGAGACATTTTCCAACTACGAATATCACAACATCGGTGTGCCGGTGAATCGGGTCGTTCGAAAGCTGAACGGTGTTGCTGAAGACCATATCGATCACGGGCTGCTGGACAATCCCCAGGTCGATGATCCAAACCAGGATGGTAAGTTCAAGGTGCCGACGCTGCGCAATGTTGCAGTGACCGGGCCCTATATGCATAACGGTGTGTTTCAGGATCTGCGTACCGTTGTGGTGTTCTACAACAAGTACAACAGCCGTAGCACGAAACGCCAGATCAATCCGGAGAGCGGCAAACAGTGGGGAGCCCCGGAGGTGAATGAAAACATCTCGCTACAGGAACTGGAGACCGGTCCCGCTCTGGACGACAAGCGCATCGATGCGCTGGTGGCCTTCATGAAGATCCTTACTGATAAACGTTATGAACATTTACTCGAATGA
- a CDS encoding DUF1513 domain-containing protein, giving the protein MKRRRFLQLTSGLTLLPILPVVATGSGQASYLSAHADGDGNHYISGFNEYGLQQFRLGLPGRGHAMALSPDRRQAVAVARRPGQYLLVIELNTGRLRYRLESRTERHFYGHGLFSPDGRWFYTTENDFANGKGVIGVRDVQQGYRQVDEYPSYGIGPHELGMLSDGVTLVVANGGIRTHPDSGRAKLNLADMQPSLTYIDSHSGALLEQWFLADGLHKNSIRHLAITPDDQVCCVMQYQGSRTRQPPLIGMHRRGEAIRLLHAPASVQRRMRNYCGSVCVDSSGVVFAVSSPRGGLVTFWSVDRGGYLGQVDVTDGCGIAAGTEPGQFILSSGQGGVYRYRIGEEEIHPLPLIKAGESRWDNHMLRI; this is encoded by the coding sequence GTGAAACGGCGTCGATTTCTCCAACTCACCAGCGGTCTGACCCTGCTCCCGATATTACCGGTTGTTGCCACCGGGTCGGGGCAGGCAAGTTATCTGAGTGCCCACGCCGATGGGGACGGCAACCACTATATCAGTGGCTTCAATGAGTACGGCTTGCAGCAGTTCAGGCTTGGCTTACCGGGTCGGGGTCATGCCATGGCCCTATCCCCCGATAGGCGGCAAGCCGTGGCAGTGGCGCGTCGTCCTGGCCAATACCTGCTTGTCATCGAGCTGAATACGGGCCGGTTGAGATACAGACTGGAGAGTCGAACAGAGCGGCACTTTTACGGCCATGGCCTGTTCTCCCCGGATGGCCGCTGGTTCTATACAACGGAGAACGATTTCGCCAACGGCAAGGGCGTGATCGGGGTACGGGATGTACAGCAGGGGTACCGGCAGGTGGATGAGTATCCGTCCTATGGCATCGGCCCCCATGAACTGGGCATGCTGTCGGATGGTGTAACCCTGGTGGTGGCCAACGGCGGTATCCGGACCCACCCGGATAGCGGGCGTGCCAAGCTCAACCTTGCGGATATGCAGCCATCATTGACCTACATCGACTCCCATAGCGGAGCGTTGTTAGAGCAGTGGTTTCTCGCCGATGGGCTGCACAAGAACAGTATCCGCCACCTGGCGATTACCCCGGATGACCAGGTCTGCTGCGTGATGCAGTACCAGGGCAGTCGTACCCGGCAGCCGCCATTGATCGGCATGCACAGACGTGGCGAGGCGATCCGCCTCCTGCATGCCCCGGCATCTGTACAAAGGCGCATGCGTAACTATTGCGGCAGTGTCTGTGTCGATAGTTCGGGGGTAGTGTTTGCCGTCTCTTCTCCACGGGGCGGCCTGGTGACTTTCTGGAGTGTGGATAGGGGAGGCTACCTGGGACAAGTGGATGTGACGGACGGCTGCGGTATCGCCGCAGGCACTGAGCCCGGTCAATTTATTCTTAGCAGCGGACAGGGTGGCGTGTATCGATACCGGATCGGTGAAGAGGAGATACATCCGCTGCCGTTGATCAAGGCAGGGGAGTCTCGCTGGGACAATCATATGCTGCGAATCTGA
- a CDS encoding imelysin family protein, whose protein sequence is MYRNSFITPVLLTGALLGLLLSSNSRGADTGWQAANRVILDQHLLPRYERLAESGRMLSRRATRFCKAPDLQALEQLRGAYHAAMDDWMGIQHMRFGPVEMYLRYNRYQLWPDKHGTGAKQLRQLLAKQDRGILLPDRFPHISVAVQGFTSLERLLFPAELQLAEFTSGDTASYRCELVMAIARNIAHMSSGVVEDWLPGDVAYADLVLGAEQGNDYFESSEEVSSRLLNNLHTQLQVIVDNKLLRPMKGYRLRRAESWRSRRSLRNIRLNLKASEELYRVGFSAAVADRVLDAEIRSGFNKALLSAEKIELPLYEIQKGSQDHGRLQQLLDDSRALKRLIATRLPRALGLSLGFNSLDGD, encoded by the coding sequence ATGTACCGAAATAGTTTTATTACACCCGTACTCCTCACAGGCGCATTGCTGGGATTGCTATTGAGCAGTAACAGCAGGGGTGCCGATACGGGTTGGCAGGCGGCCAACCGGGTAATCCTGGATCAACATCTGCTGCCCCGTTATGAACGTCTGGCCGAGAGCGGCAGGATGCTTTCGCGACGGGCCACCCGGTTCTGCAAGGCACCGGATTTGCAAGCGTTGGAGCAACTGCGCGGGGCCTACCATGCAGCCATGGATGACTGGATGGGCATCCAGCACATGCGTTTCGGCCCGGTGGAGATGTATCTGCGCTACAACCGTTACCAGTTGTGGCCGGACAAACACGGCACCGGCGCCAAACAGTTACGCCAGCTGTTGGCTAAACAGGATAGGGGAATATTGTTGCCGGATCGTTTTCCTCATATCAGTGTGGCGGTACAGGGTTTCACCAGCCTGGAGCGCCTGCTGTTTCCCGCCGAGTTGCAGCTGGCTGAGTTTACATCCGGCGATACAGCCAGCTATCGCTGCGAGTTGGTTATGGCCATTGCCCGGAATATCGCACACATGTCATCCGGCGTGGTCGAGGATTGGCTGCCGGGCGATGTGGCATATGCTGATCTGGTACTGGGTGCGGAGCAGGGCAATGACTATTTTGAAAGCAGCGAAGAGGTGAGCAGCCGCCTGCTCAACAATCTCCATACTCAGTTGCAGGTCATCGTCGACAACAAGCTGCTGCGCCCCATGAAGGGTTACAGGCTACGCCGCGCCGAGTCATGGCGCAGCCGTCGTTCATTGCGCAACATCCGGCTGAACCTTAAGGCCAGCGAGGAGTTGTATCGGGTCGGTTTCTCAGCGGCGGTGGCGGACAGGGTGCTGGATGCTGAAATTCGTAGTGGATTCAACAAGGCCTTACTCAGTGCGGAAAAGATCGAGCTGCCGCTCTATGAAATACAAAAAGGCTCGCAAGACCACGGCAGACTGCAGCAGTTGCTTGATGACAGTCGTGCCCTCAAACGTCTGATCGCCACCCGGCTGCCCAGGGCGCTGGGTCTATCCCTTGGCTTTAACAGCCTGGATGGTGATTGA
- a CDS encoding di-heme oxidoreductase family protein, translated as MLVALALLIYAVAAAGGVDLTRPTTDFSKPEVDEIYPGGAATHSMAADKRAFSHPSANMSVERRLDFTLGKAMFKRLWVSAPTATQAADGLGPLFNARACLLCHKGNGRGRPLEDDGGSANSFVLHLSVPPRDELQRTQLNKHMVSTIPEPTYGSQLQNFAVRGLTAEGQVRIDYEEIEVVLADNEKVWLRKPSYTIRDLGYGAMQPDTMISPRIAPQMIGLGLLEAIKVSDLEANADPDDRDGDGISGRLNRVWSFHYSRVVPGRFGWKAGTATVDEQSQSAFFADIGISVPLHRDASGDCTQRQTACQEAPNGNSAQYENLETPSQTTAWTALYSRNLAVPQRREAGAPEVLRGKQLFYETGCIDCHKPKYITAEETIDPEHAGQLIWPYTDLLLHDMGDGLADRRPEGEAGGREWRTAPLWGIGLSATVNGNRYFLHDGRARTVLEAILWHGGEAQASRDKVAAMSRLQRAELIRFIQSL; from the coding sequence ATGCTTGTTGCTCTCGCGCTGCTGATCTATGCAGTTGCCGCTGCCGGTGGTGTGGATCTGACCAGACCAACCACGGACTTTTCCAAGCCGGAAGTCGATGAGATCTATCCCGGTGGCGCCGCCACCCATTCCATGGCGGCGGATAAGCGGGCCTTCTCACATCCCTCGGCCAACATGAGTGTTGAGCGACGGCTCGACTTCACCCTGGGCAAGGCGATGTTTAAACGTCTATGGGTCTCCGCACCCACCGCCACCCAGGCGGCCGACGGACTCGGCCCCCTGTTCAATGCGCGTGCCTGCCTGCTCTGTCACAAGGGCAACGGCCGGGGACGCCCCCTGGAAGATGATGGTGGCAGCGCCAACTCCTTTGTGCTGCATTTGAGCGTCCCACCCCGGGATGAACTCCAGCGAACACAACTGAACAAGCATATGGTCAGTACCATTCCGGAACCCACTTACGGTAGTCAGCTGCAGAATTTCGCCGTCAGGGGACTCACGGCAGAGGGTCAGGTGAGAATCGACTATGAAGAGATCGAAGTCGTCCTGGCCGATAACGAAAAGGTATGGCTGCGTAAACCTAGTTACACCATTAGGGATCTGGGTTACGGCGCCATGCAGCCCGATACCATGATCTCTCCACGTATCGCGCCGCAGATGATCGGCCTGGGTCTGCTGGAAGCCATAAAGGTGTCGGATCTTGAGGCCAATGCCGATCCCGATGATCGGGATGGTGATGGCATCTCCGGCAGGCTGAACCGGGTCTGGAGTTTTCACTACAGCAGGGTGGTGCCGGGTCGTTTTGGCTGGAAGGCCGGCACCGCAACCGTGGATGAGCAGTCCCAGAGCGCCTTTTTCGCAGATATTGGTATCTCTGTCCCTTTGCACCGGGATGCATCCGGTGACTGTACTCAACGTCAGACGGCATGCCAGGAGGCGCCCAACGGCAACTCGGCCCAGTATGAAAACCTCGAAACCCCTTCTCAGACCACCGCTTGGACGGCCCTCTATAGCCGTAACCTGGCCGTCCCCCAACGGCGTGAAGCGGGAGCACCGGAGGTGCTCAGGGGCAAGCAGCTCTTCTATGAGACTGGCTGCATCGACTGTCACAAGCCGAAATATATCACTGCAGAAGAGACCATCGATCCGGAACATGCCGGTCAGCTGATATGGCCCTATACCGACCTGTTGCTGCATGACATGGGCGATGGGTTGGCGGACAGGCGTCCGGAAGGGGAGGCCGGCGGGCGCGAATGGCGTACTGCGCCGCTCTGGGGTATAGGCCTGAGTGCAACCGTGAACGGTAACCGTTACTTCCTCCATGACGGTCGTGCGCGGACAGTGTTGGAGGCGATCCTCTGGCATGGCGGCGAGGCACAGGCCTCCCGGGACAAAGTGGCGGCGATGAGCCGTTTGCAGCGTGCCGAACTGATTCGATTTATTCAATCCCTATAG
- a CDS encoding imelysin family protein produces MMMKTLLFLVASMVLVSPAWAAPDEKAVLSHYADLAHAMYQDSLITAKILRKSVNELVSEPSEANLAAAKEAWKNARIPYQQTEAYRFGNPIVDDWEGKVNAWPLDEGLIDYVAASYGDESDENPYYTANIIAHKRIKVGGREIDATKITKQLLAETLHELDEIEANVATGYHAIEFLLWGQDLNGNGPGAGTRPASDFDSANCTSGNCQRRAAYLSATTELLIDELSWMTAQWAPGGEARSALSRGNPLKGIGTILTGMGSLSYGELAGERMKLGVMLHDPEEEHDCFSDNTHWSHYYDALGVKNVYTGSYTRINGSRISGPSMSDLVAAKNPSIDKALQDQLDHTLTRMQALVDSAEKDGVAYDQLIAEGNKAGNAKVLAAVDALVAQTKGIERAVAVLDLTPIAFEGSDSLDAPNKVFE; encoded by the coding sequence ATGATGATGAAAACACTCCTGTTTCTGGTTGCGAGTATGGTCTTGGTTTCTCCTGCATGGGCAGCCCCCGATGAAAAGGCTGTACTGTCTCACTATGCCGACCTGGCCCATGCCATGTACCAGGACTCCTTGATCACCGCCAAGATACTGCGGAAAAGTGTCAATGAGTTGGTCTCCGAGCCCAGTGAGGCCAACCTCGCTGCTGCGAAGGAGGCATGGAAGAACGCTCGCATCCCTTATCAGCAGACTGAAGCCTACCGTTTCGGCAACCCCATCGTTGATGACTGGGAGGGCAAGGTCAACGCATGGCCGCTGGATGAGGGCCTGATCGATTATGTCGCCGCCAGCTACGGTGACGAATCCGACGAGAATCCCTACTACACCGCGAATATCATTGCCCATAAGCGGATCAAGGTGGGGGGCAGGGAGATCGATGCCACTAAGATCACCAAGCAGCTGCTGGCTGAGACCCTGCATGAGTTGGATGAGATCGAGGCCAACGTGGCCACCGGTTACCATGCCATCGAATTTCTGCTTTGGGGTCAGGACCTGAATGGCAACGGTCCCGGTGCAGGGACACGCCCCGCGAGTGATTTCGATAGCGCCAACTGCACATCGGGCAACTGCCAACGTCGAGCCGCCTATCTATCTGCCACAACCGAGCTGTTGATTGATGAGTTGAGTTGGATGACTGCCCAGTGGGCACCGGGTGGCGAGGCACGGAGCGCGCTCTCCAGGGGTAACCCCCTTAAAGGTATAGGCACCATCCTCACTGGCATGGGCAGCCTGTCCTATGGTGAGCTGGCGGGTGAACGCATGAAGCTGGGTGTGATGCTGCATGATCCGGAGGAGGAGCATGACTGTTTCAGCGACAACACCCATTGGTCCCACTACTACGATGCCCTGGGCGTGAAAAATGTCTACACCGGGAGCTATACCCGCATCAATGGCAGCAGGATCAGCGGACCAAGCATGTCAGACCTGGTGGCTGCTAAAAATCCATCCATCGATAAAGCGCTACAGGATCAGTTGGATCATACCCTGACCAGGATGCAGGCCCTGGTGGACAGTGCCGAGAAAGACGGGGTCGCCTACGATCAGCTTATCGCTGAGGGCAACAAGGCGGGCAACGCCAAGGTATTGGCTGCGGTCGATGCACTGGTTGCCCAGACCAAGGGGATAGAGAGAGCGGTTGCCGTACTCGATCTGACGCCGATTGCCTTCGAGGGATCCGACAGCCTGGATGCACCGAACAAGGTGTTTGAGTAG
- the hemP gene encoding hemin uptake protein HemP, with product MSFSSGDSPTRPIKAETSNLPIRLNSTDLFQGQSRLVIMHKGSEYQLKITRYGKLILTK from the coding sequence ATGAGCTTTTCCAGTGGTGACTCCCCCACCAGGCCCATAAAAGCGGAGACTTCCAATCTTCCTATTCGGTTGAATAGTACCGACCTGTTTCAGGGGCAAAGTCGGTTAGTGATCATGCATAAGGGTAGTGAGTATCAGCTGAAGATCACACGATATGGCAAGTTGATCCTCACTAAATAG